From Permianibacter aggregans, a single genomic window includes:
- a CDS encoding diguanylate cyclase yields MTEADQGLQRLLQLRQQFREQLPSRLQELERDLEATLNRSEPDTEALLLPLHNLIGSSGTFGYPQVSELARQLHQYLKTGTPLPDEAIRSTVRAMQHAAASEPLPMPQSTEPDQEAETLRQPPIEKVIYYSVSHEEMDRELMQQLAQFRMRTVRCQDNAELRQQVEQGHQEAVMMLFFGNEPITEAALQAVMPKRQHRESIHVILISTQRDLRSRLIAAKFGVDAFLRAPTSLTEVLDTIERLRPHGGDENIRVLIIDDQESVGQYHEAILQSAGMRVQRAHNIDQLDSVLQQFTPEIILLDLFLPDWSGGEVAKALHQQMELLDVPIVFLSSESDRELQLAALRSGGDDFLTKPIKPDFLVDAVRIRARRYRELRRIMLNDGLTSVYNRRSILQMLGQEMARSQRNNTALTVAIIDVDHFKKVNDTHGHLTGDLVLKTLTQLLKQRLRRSDLIGRYGGEEFIVVLPDASKVQALKFLDEIRETFADIEHLAEQPFKITFSGGVAEYRMGESQRTILERADQALYRAKHEGRNRLLG; encoded by the coding sequence ATGACCGAGGCTGATCAAGGACTGCAACGATTACTGCAATTACGCCAACAGTTCCGCGAGCAATTGCCGAGTCGTTTACAGGAGCTGGAGCGCGATCTCGAAGCGACGCTGAACCGCAGTGAGCCGGACACCGAGGCGCTACTACTGCCATTGCACAACCTGATTGGCAGCAGTGGCACGTTCGGATACCCGCAGGTTTCTGAACTGGCCCGGCAACTGCATCAGTATCTGAAAACGGGGACGCCGCTGCCGGACGAAGCCATTCGTTCAACAGTGCGCGCGATGCAACACGCTGCGGCCAGTGAACCGTTGCCGATGCCGCAATCGACCGAGCCGGATCAGGAAGCGGAAACGCTGCGTCAACCACCGATTGAAAAAGTCATTTACTACTCGGTTTCTCACGAGGAAATGGATCGCGAGTTGATGCAGCAACTGGCCCAGTTCCGGATGCGCACGGTGCGCTGCCAGGACAACGCCGAGTTGCGGCAGCAGGTGGAGCAAGGCCATCAGGAAGCGGTCATGATGTTGTTTTTTGGCAATGAGCCGATCACCGAGGCGGCGCTGCAAGCGGTAATGCCGAAACGACAACATCGCGAATCGATTCACGTCATTCTGATTTCCACCCAACGCGATTTGCGTTCCCGCTTGATTGCCGCGAAGTTCGGCGTTGATGCCTTTCTGCGGGCGCCGACTTCGTTGACCGAAGTGCTCGATACCATTGAACGCTTGCGCCCTCATGGCGGCGACGAAAACATCCGGGTGCTGATCATCGATGATCAGGAAAGTGTCGGTCAGTATCACGAAGCCATCCTGCAATCCGCCGGTATGCGGGTGCAGCGCGCGCACAATATCGACCAGCTCGACAGCGTACTGCAGCAGTTCACGCCGGAAATCATTCTGCTCGATTTGTTCCTGCCCGATTGGAGTGGTGGTGAAGTGGCGAAAGCGTTGCATCAGCAGATGGAACTGCTTGATGTACCAATAGTATTCCTGTCGTCGGAATCTGATCGGGAATTGCAATTGGCAGCACTGCGCAGTGGCGGTGATGATTTCCTGACCAAACCGATCAAGCCGGATTTTCTCGTTGATGCCGTGCGCATCCGCGCCCGTCGCTACCGCGAACTGCGCCGGATCATGCTCAATGACGGCCTGACCAGTGTTTATAATCGTCGCAGCATCCTGCAAATGCTGGGTCAGGAAATGGCGCGTTCACAACGCAACAATACTGCGCTGACCGTTGCCATCATCGATGTCGATCATTTCAAGAAAGTCAACGATACCCACGGCCATCTGACTGGTGACCTTGTGCTGAAAACCTTGACGCAATTATTGAAGCAACGCCTGCGTCGTTCCGATCTGATCGGTCGCTATGGCGGCGAGGAATTCATTGTCGTGTTACCCGATGCCAGCAAAGTGCAGGCGCTGAAGTTTCTCGACGAAATCCGCGAAACCTTTGCCGATATCGAACATCTGGCCGAGCAACCATTCAAAATCACCTTCAGTGGTGGTGTCGCCGAATACCGGATGGGCGAAAGCCAGCGTACCATCCTGGAGCGCGCCGATCAGGCGCTGTATCGGGCCAAACACGAAGGCCGTAATCGCCTGCTGGGCTGA
- the epmB gene encoding EF-P beta-lysylation protein EpmB encodes MADILAKIPLEGQPASWSAALKAAPISLQALLGRLNLRLEQLPEALQAAVEFPVRVPERYLQLIETGNPHDPLLLQVLPQAIEMQEAEGYSTDPLQEQEAAVPGLLHKYRSRVLLVTTSACAIHCRYCFRRHFPYGDNRPGNKGLDAIVEYLRAHPEVNEVILSGGDPLSAPDSYLTDLHQRLSTLPQLKRLRIHTRFPMVIPERFTEALLSLLSEPRFQTILVLHNNHPRELVDELAAPLHRLRAAGVTLLNQSVLLAGVNDNAETLTALSERLFALGVLPYYLHQLDKVRGAAHFAVSDERARQLMVELLAALPGFLVPKLTREVAEKASKIPLDLRLDTL; translated from the coding sequence ATGGCCGACATTTTAGCCAAAATCCCGCTTGAAGGGCAGCCCGCATCGTGGTCGGCTGCACTGAAAGCCGCTCCAATCAGCCTGCAAGCCTTGCTTGGCCGTCTGAATCTGCGTCTTGAGCAACTGCCAGAGGCGCTGCAGGCGGCTGTCGAATTCCCGGTTCGGGTACCGGAGCGCTACCTGCAGTTGATTGAAACAGGCAATCCGCACGATCCCTTGCTGTTGCAAGTCTTGCCGCAGGCCATCGAGATGCAGGAAGCCGAAGGCTATAGCACCGATCCGCTGCAGGAACAGGAGGCAGCGGTACCGGGCTTGCTGCACAAGTACCGTTCGCGAGTGCTGCTGGTCACCACCAGTGCCTGTGCCATTCACTGCCGCTACTGTTTTCGCCGCCATTTCCCCTATGGCGACAACCGGCCTGGCAACAAGGGCCTGGATGCCATCGTTGAGTACCTGCGCGCGCATCCTGAAGTCAACGAAGTGATTCTGTCCGGCGGCGATCCGCTGTCAGCACCGGATAGCTACCTGACCGATCTGCACCAGCGCCTGTCAACACTGCCGCAATTGAAGCGCTTGCGTATTCACACCCGTTTCCCGATGGTAATTCCGGAGCGCTTTACCGAAGCCCTGCTGAGCTTGCTCAGCGAACCGCGCTTTCAGACCATCCTGGTTCTGCACAACAATCACCCACGCGAGCTGGTCGATGAGCTGGCGGCGCCCCTGCATCGCCTGCGTGCGGCCGGCGTCACACTGCTCAATCAATCGGTACTGCTGGCCGGCGTCAACGACAACGCCGAAACGCTGACCGCGCTGTCCGAACGCCTGTTCGCGCTCGGTGTGCTGCCCTACTACCTGCACCAGCTCGATAAGGTGCGCGGCGCCGCCCATTTTGCCGTCAGCGATGAACGGGCCCGTCAGCTGATGGTCGAATTATTGGCAGCGCTGCCCGGCTTCCTGGTGCCAAAGCTGACTCGGGAAGTGGCCGAAAAAGCCAGCAAAATACCGCTGGACCTGCGACTCGATACCCTTTAA
- a CDS encoding ATP-binding protein yields the protein MLKHVLATIGIIVAYWVLGQLGLLLAIPPGYATAIFPPAGLALALMTLYGRRTLPAIWLGSMLLNISADKAGLAMDGISWLLAALIASGSSLQAYAGSRFLKAYRDDLSRLLDGNGLLRFTLGCGLLATLIAATVGVSSLLLLKQIGPEEYAYSWLTWWVGDAIGVLIITPIFFMLLAKPRPVWRHLLLPVSLPLVITFALAVMLFLRISEWEAERQQESFADHSQKLAAQMNASLRRIAEGLRFTERLFEASAHVSAQEFNRFANEVVKHNPVLIGLAWAPEIRPEQQAEFVQQMQATHGHPFQIRRLTPVEAERLYPVAYIEPEARHGLLGIDLFSEPVRRQTILQAIASGQLTLSPPLQRFNPEMPSTDAIWVFPVTDGNLYKRSIVAALLAPAELVEEALSETEFTQLRVTIETHSSPAKVIYQNDVEVSSNPLRLQLEFPLSAVNDAWRLRLEPSPAYLSSHSYWQSWLVLAAGMLFAALLEILLLSFASREMRTQSQVQWRTRELQQSRQQLQAIMDGVQDAVVLLDQSGQPHSMNPLARQWFAGQETLPDAFAQPIQDWHVIQRLLNKLGRVYHHQSQFRLGSGELIPIEVSGSTVQLDDQRFYSLTLHDIRHRYELERMKNEFVAMVSHELRTPLTSIRGALGLLRSEGIANQNENASKLLNMAVDNSDRLARLINDLLDLERLELGKLRFQMKTVALKSLLEAVCQQHYGFANSHDITLLARLDIGEELNVRVDSDRLSQVMANLISNAIKFSPAGSAVHVNAQFDPKTNSAEIEVIDHGIGIPADLQEKVFTKFWQADSTALRKYGGSGLGLWITKQLIEQMHGQIRFSSKENEGSRFTVVLPCTITPRGMLL from the coding sequence ATGCTGAAACACGTGCTGGCCACGATCGGCATTATCGTGGCGTACTGGGTGTTGGGCCAGCTAGGTCTGCTGCTCGCCATTCCACCGGGTTATGCCACGGCTATTTTCCCTCCGGCCGGCCTGGCCCTGGCGCTGATGACCTTGTACGGCCGGCGCACGCTACCCGCTATTTGGCTCGGCTCGATGCTGCTGAATATCAGCGCTGATAAAGCCGGATTGGCGATGGATGGCATTAGCTGGCTATTGGCCGCGCTGATTGCCTCCGGCTCCAGCTTGCAAGCTTATGCCGGCAGCCGATTCCTGAAAGCCTATCGGGATGATTTATCGCGCCTGCTTGATGGCAACGGCCTGTTACGCTTCACCCTCGGTTGTGGTTTATTGGCGACGCTGATTGCGGCCACCGTCGGTGTCAGCTCACTGTTGCTGCTGAAGCAGATTGGGCCGGAAGAATACGCCTACAGTTGGTTGACCTGGTGGGTTGGCGACGCCATCGGCGTGTTGATCATCACGCCGATTTTCTTCATGTTGCTAGCCAAGCCGCGCCCGGTTTGGCGTCACCTGCTGCTGCCGGTTAGTTTGCCATTGGTGATCACGTTCGCGCTGGCAGTCATGCTGTTTCTGCGCATCAGCGAATGGGAGGCCGAACGCCAGCAGGAAAGCTTCGCCGATCACAGCCAGAAACTGGCGGCACAAATGAACGCCTCGCTACGTCGTATCGCCGAAGGACTGCGCTTCACTGAACGACTGTTCGAAGCATCAGCCCACGTTTCCGCCCAGGAATTCAATCGTTTTGCCAACGAAGTCGTGAAGCACAACCCGGTGTTGATTGGCCTGGCCTGGGCGCCGGAAATCCGCCCGGAACAACAGGCGGAATTTGTCCAGCAGATGCAGGCGACTCACGGCCACCCCTTTCAGATTCGACGTCTGACGCCGGTCGAAGCTGAGCGATTGTATCCGGTTGCCTATATCGAGCCCGAGGCACGCCACGGACTGCTTGGCATTGATTTGTTTTCCGAGCCAGTGCGACGGCAAACGATTCTGCAAGCTATCGCGTCTGGCCAGTTAACGCTGTCCCCCCCACTGCAACGCTTCAATCCGGAAATGCCAAGCACTGACGCCATCTGGGTGTTTCCGGTTACTGATGGCAATCTTTATAAACGCTCGATTGTTGCCGCACTGCTGGCACCGGCAGAACTGGTCGAGGAAGCCCTGTCAGAAACCGAGTTCACTCAATTACGGGTCACGATTGAAACCCATTCCTCACCAGCCAAGGTGATTTATCAAAACGACGTTGAAGTCAGCAGCAATCCGCTTCGTCTGCAACTTGAGTTTCCACTGAGCGCTGTCAATGATGCCTGGCGTTTGCGTTTGGAGCCCTCGCCGGCCTACCTGTCCAGCCATAGCTACTGGCAGAGCTGGTTGGTGCTGGCGGCCGGCATGTTGTTCGCCGCGTTGCTGGAAATTTTATTGCTCAGTTTTGCCTCGCGGGAAATGCGCACGCAGTCGCAAGTGCAGTGGCGAACCCGCGAACTACAACAAAGCCGGCAACAATTGCAGGCCATCATGGACGGTGTCCAGGATGCCGTCGTGCTGCTCGACCAGAGCGGCCAACCGCATTCGATGAACCCGTTGGCCCGGCAATGGTTTGCGGGCCAGGAAACGCTGCCGGATGCGTTTGCGCAACCGATACAAGACTGGCATGTCATTCAACGATTGTTGAACAAATTGGGGCGGGTTTATCACCATCAAAGCCAATTCCGTCTCGGCAGTGGTGAACTGATTCCGATTGAAGTGTCCGGCTCGACGGTGCAGCTTGATGATCAGCGCTTTTACAGCCTGACCTTGCATGACATCCGTCATCGTTACGAACTGGAGCGAATGAAAAACGAATTCGTGGCGATGGTCAGTCATGAACTGCGCACACCATTGACATCGATTCGCGGCGCACTCGGCCTGCTGCGCAGCGAAGGCATTGCCAACCAGAACGAAAACGCCAGCAAACTGCTGAACATGGCGGTCGACAATTCCGATCGGCTGGCGCGGCTGATCAATGACCTGCTCGATCTGGAACGGCTGGAGCTCGGCAAGCTACGTTTCCAGATGAAAACGGTCGCCTTGAAATCCTTACTGGAAGCGGTTTGCCAACAACATTATGGTTTTGCCAACAGCCATGACATCACCTTGCTGGCAAGGCTCGACATCGGCGAGGAACTGAATGTGCGTGTCGACAGTGATCGGCTCTCGCAGGTAATGGCCAATCTGATCTCCAACGCCATCAAATTTTCGCCGGCCGGCAGCGCCGTGCACGTCAACGCCCAGTTCGACCCGAAAACCAATAGTGCTGAAATCGAAGTGATCGATCACGGCATTGGCATTCCGGCCGACTTGCAGGAAAAAGTGTTCACCAAATTCTGGCAGGCTGACAGCACGGCGCTGCGCAAATACGGCGGCAGTGGTTTGGGCTTGTGGATCACCAAACAATTGATTGAGCAGATGCACGGGCAAATCCGTTTCAGCTCAAAAGAAAACGAAGGCAGCCGTTTTACCGTCGTGTTGCCCTGTACCATCACGCCACGCGGCATGCTGCTCTAG
- a CDS encoding phospholipase A: MKRTFVAALLVVSAVSTTAQAFDADGQGFDGGDDNGEERELKRDSQRNALTQQMNSDRGVSWYKDFFIAPFTYTEDYHGRESEVVFQISFKAKLLNTPLYFGYTQQSYWQAYNSDESAPFRESNYAPEFFWRFAPGEWWLDNIGLDLGLEHQSNGQSPEFSRSWNRLYAGLFHHDERQSFYGRIWYRLPEDEKKSPDDVKGDDNPDITDYLGYGELIWRYCLDKEACYNLITTKLRGNLNTGKGSVEVSWMFPTLSENTSWYVFVFNGYGESLIDYNDSTTRIGLGVILRPR; encoded by the coding sequence ATGAAACGAACATTTGTAGCGGCTCTGCTGGTGGTCAGTGCGGTCAGCACAACGGCTCAGGCGTTTGATGCCGATGGCCAGGGCTTTGATGGCGGTGATGACAACGGTGAAGAACGGGAGCTGAAACGCGACAGCCAACGTAATGCGTTGACCCAGCAAATGAACAGTGACCGTGGTGTGTCCTGGTACAAGGATTTTTTCATCGCACCGTTTACCTACACCGAGGATTACCACGGTCGTGAATCGGAAGTGGTATTTCAAATCAGCTTCAAAGCCAAGCTGCTCAACACGCCGCTGTATTTTGGCTACACCCAACAAAGCTATTGGCAAGCGTATAACTCGGATGAGTCGGCGCCATTTCGGGAAAGCAATTACGCGCCGGAATTCTTCTGGCGTTTTGCTCCAGGTGAATGGTGGTTGGACAATATCGGATTGGATTTGGGCCTTGAACACCAATCGAACGGTCAATCTCCGGAATTTTCTCGCTCATGGAATCGCCTCTACGCCGGCCTGTTTCATCACGATGAGCGGCAATCGTTTTACGGACGGATCTGGTATCGACTGCCGGAAGATGAAAAAAAATCGCCGGATGATGTCAAAGGCGATGACAACCCGGATATCACGGACTATCTCGGCTATGGCGAATTGATTTGGCGTTACTGCCTCGACAAAGAGGCCTGCTACAACCTGATCACGACCAAGCTGCGCGGTAACCTGAATACCGGTAAAGGCTCGGTCGAAGTCAGCTGGATGTTCCCAACGCTGTCGGAAAACACCAGCTGGTATGTGTTTGTGTTCAACGGTTATGGCGAAAGCCTGATCGACTATAACGACAGCACCACACGGATTGGTTTGGGTGTCATTTTGCGTCCGCGATAG
- a CDS encoding EAL domain-containing response regulator: protein MSKKIRTIHLLLLDPSSNDAEHTINLLRNNGYAVRASQIITEDELRAALEKQAWDLLIAKAAAGDFSVEKAWRIIEHYQRDTPVLLLTDQFSSELVTEMLRIGIKDVVPVNEEERIRLVVSRELANVEDRRRRKTAEAALRETEKRCELLLASSRDAIAYIHDGMHIYANKAYTELFGYEDPDDLSAMPIMDMIADEQHEAFKNFLRDYTSANETTEFTFRGLHSSGEAFDAVLTLSAARYEDEECTQVLIRRSTDNAELEARLKEISAIDQLTGLFNRQHLLERLTVAIDRAGKQEGMSALILFELDQFNHIKSRFGITGTDDLMQDCAELMRRKLPDDVQMFRTGDDSFALLKAIDTPEQATELAETVRRDFSAHLFEIQGQTVKTTISAGVMAIGENSPDAEEVLSNAHAVLVLVKEKGGNGVKVFNPALLNAGDADKHILLAVQEALDSGRATLGFQPMVKLHGEPAAYYSALLRIKDEHGNHVSPDQAFPVAEQAGIASKLDRWVITEAMRALGRYQGKPLPKLFVQLSGAALAEDTLTKFIGENLRANRLEPNSVIFQIDESDAQTYLKRAIAFTEGLRKVKGLSCLNAFGSTDSYASLLKELKIDFVRLDGRFAPQLATNADAQAQLKALVDLANEHNKLTIVPRVEDAGCLAFLYPIDVHYVQGYYLQPPMESMKFDFSANEF from the coding sequence ATGTCGAAAAAAATACGCACGATACATCTGCTACTGCTGGACCCTTCGTCCAATGACGCCGAACACACGATCAACCTGTTGCGCAACAACGGTTACGCGGTGCGCGCCTCGCAAATCATTACCGAGGATGAACTGCGGGCAGCACTGGAAAAACAAGCCTGGGATTTGCTGATTGCCAAAGCCGCCGCCGGCGACTTCAGCGTCGAAAAAGCCTGGCGCATCATCGAGCATTACCAGCGTGACACGCCGGTGCTGCTGCTGACCGATCAATTCAGCAGCGAACTGGTTACCGAAATGCTGCGCATCGGCATCAAGGATGTGGTGCCGGTCAATGAAGAAGAGCGCATTCGCCTGGTGGTATCGCGTGAACTCGCCAATGTCGAAGACCGACGCCGGCGCAAAACCGCCGAAGCGGCGCTGCGCGAAACCGAAAAACGCTGCGAATTGCTGCTGGCCAGCTCACGCGACGCCATTGCCTATATTCACGATGGCATGCACATCTACGCCAACAAGGCTTACACCGAGTTATTCGGCTATGAAGATCCGGACGATTTGTCAGCGATGCCAATCATGGACATGATTGCCGACGAGCAGCACGAAGCCTTCAAGAACTTCCTGCGCGATTACACCAGCGCCAACGAAACCACCGAATTCACCTTCCGTGGCCTGCACTCTTCCGGCGAAGCTTTCGATGCCGTGTTGACCCTTTCGGCCGCCCGCTACGAAGACGAGGAATGCACGCAAGTGCTGATCCGCCGTTCGACCGACAATGCCGAACTGGAAGCGCGCCTGAAAGAAATCAGCGCCATCGATCAGCTGACCGGATTGTTCAACCGGCAACACCTGCTCGAACGCCTGACCGTCGCCATCGATCGCGCCGGCAAGCAGGAAGGCATGAGCGCGTTGATTCTGTTCGAGCTCGATCAGTTCAATCACATCAAATCGCGTTTTGGCATCACCGGCACCGACGATCTGATGCAAGATTGCGCCGAGCTGATGCGCCGCAAACTGCCGGACGATGTGCAGATGTTCCGCACCGGCGATGACAGCTTCGCGCTGTTGAAAGCCATCGACACGCCGGAACAGGCAACCGAATTGGCCGAAACCGTGCGTCGCGATTTCTCCGCACATTTGTTTGAAATTCAAGGTCAAACCGTCAAGACGACGATTTCCGCCGGCGTCATGGCCATTGGCGAGAATTCACCAGATGCCGAAGAAGTACTGAGTAACGCCCACGCGGTGCTGGTACTGGTCAAGGAAAAAGGCGGCAACGGCGTCAAGGTATTCAACCCGGCGCTGCTCAATGCCGGCGATGCCGACAAACATATTCTGCTGGCTGTGCAGGAAGCGCTCGATTCCGGCCGCGCGACGCTGGGCTTCCAGCCAATGGTCAAACTGCACGGCGAACCGGCCGCGTATTATTCCGCGTTGTTGCGTATCAAAGATGAGCACGGCAATCACGTCAGCCCGGATCAGGCTTTCCCGGTCGCCGAACAAGCGGGCATTGCCAGCAAACTGGATCGCTGGGTAATCACCGAAGCGATGCGCGCACTCGGTCGTTATCAAGGCAAACCGCTGCCGAAATTGTTCGTGCAATTATCGGGCGCCGCGCTGGCCGAAGACACACTGACTAAATTCATCGGCGAAAACTTGCGCGCCAATCGCCTGGAACCAAATTCGGTGATTTTCCAGATTGATGAAAGCGACGCGCAAACCTATTTGAAACGTGCGATTGCATTCACCGAGGGTCTGCGTAAAGTCAAAGGATTGTCTTGCCTGAACGCCTTCGGCAGCACTGACTCTTACGCGTCGCTGTTGAAAGAACTGAAAATCGATTTCGTGCGCCTGGATGGCCGTTTCGCACCACAACTCGCCACCAATGCCGATGCCCAAGCGCAATTGAAAGCCTTGGTCGATTTGGCCAACGAGCACAACAAACTCACTATCGTCCCTCGTGTTGAAGACGCCGGTTGTTTGGCGTTCTTGTATCCGATTGATGTGCATTACGTTCAAGGCTACTACCTGCAACCACCGATGGAATCGATGAAGTTCGACTTCAGCGCCAACGAGTTCTAA
- the epmA gene encoding elongation factor P--(R)-beta-lysine ligase, with the protein MILASGWQPSASLDALRLRAQVLQQIRVFFAARQVMEVETPILSEASITDVHLGWLECHWQPAGMSQPKRMFLHTSPEFPMKRLLCAGSGDIYQLGKVFRDDDAGRFHNPEFTMLEWYRLGFDHHDLMREVDALLRVVLKSEGGEFIRYRECFERVLNINPFTAELAELQTLCRQKAGYSGEPMARDESLQLLFAHQIEPTLGHTRPCFVFGFPASQAALARIDPDNSDEACRFEVYVRGVELANGFHELSDADEQLRRFQQDNEKRKQLGKPTGSIDQRLIDALRAGLPDCAGVALGVDRLIMLAIGAEHIEQIISFPITRA; encoded by the coding sequence ATGATCCTCGCCTCCGGCTGGCAACCCTCTGCTTCCCTCGACGCGCTGCGCCTGCGCGCGCAAGTTTTGCAGCAGATCCGTGTGTTTTTCGCGGCCCGTCAGGTCATGGAAGTGGAAACGCCGATACTGTCCGAAGCCAGCATCACCGATGTTCATCTTGGCTGGCTCGAATGCCATTGGCAGCCGGCCGGCATGAGTCAACCAAAGCGCATGTTTCTGCACACCTCGCCGGAATTTCCGATGAAGCGTCTGCTATGCGCTGGCAGCGGTGATATCTATCAACTGGGTAAAGTGTTTCGCGATGATGACGCCGGCCGTTTTCATAACCCGGAATTCACCATGCTGGAATGGTATCGGCTCGGCTTTGATCACCATGATCTGATGCGTGAAGTCGATGCGTTGCTGCGCGTGGTATTGAAATCGGAAGGTGGTGAGTTTATCCGTTACCGCGAATGTTTCGAGCGGGTGCTGAACATCAATCCGTTCACGGCCGAACTGGCTGAGCTGCAAACGCTTTGCCGACAAAAAGCCGGTTACAGCGGCGAGCCAATGGCGCGTGACGAAAGCCTGCAATTATTGTTCGCGCATCAGATTGAACCGACGCTGGGTCACACCCGCCCTTGTTTTGTTTTTGGTTTCCCGGCCAGTCAGGCAGCGCTGGCGCGTATCGATCCCGATAACTCGGATGAGGCCTGTCGCTTCGAGGTTTATGTTCGCGGCGTGGAACTCGCCAATGGTTTCCACGAATTGAGTGATGCCGACGAACAGCTGCGGCGCTTTCAGCAGGACAATGAAAAGCGCAAGCAGCTTGGTAAACCGACCGGCAGCATTGATCAGCGTTTGATCGATGCCTTGCGTGCTGGCCTGCCGGATTGCGCCGGTGTTGCGCTCGGTGTTGACCGCCTGATCATGTTGGCAATTGGCGCCGAGCATATTGAACAGATCATTAGTTTTCCGATAACTCGAGCGTAA
- a CDS encoding response regulator: MSAPLAHVMYVEDEPDIQSIVKMSLETLGNIRVDVFDTGEAALSAAPALQPQLILLDVMMPGLDGPATIAALRKLPNYRQLPFVFITAKTRPEEIAALMKLGALAVLPKPFEPLLLANELNRLWRQFCQRQQPTSNQEAK; encoded by the coding sequence ATGAGCGCCCCGTTAGCCCACGTGATGTACGTAGAGGATGAACCCGACATTCAGTCGATTGTGAAAATGTCGCTGGAAACGCTAGGCAATATCCGTGTTGATGTATTCGACACAGGCGAGGCAGCGTTGTCGGCGGCGCCGGCATTGCAACCGCAATTGATTCTGCTCGACGTCATGATGCCAGGCCTCGACGGTCCGGCAACCATCGCGGCCTTGCGCAAGTTGCCGAACTACCGCCAACTCCCGTTTGTCTTTATCACCGCCAAAACCCGGCCGGAGGAAATTGCGGCGTTAATGAAGCTGGGGGCGCTGGCGGTGTTACCGAAACCATTCGAGCCGCTGCTGCTGGCCAATGAACTGAACCGGCTGTGGCGTCAATTTTGTCAACGCCAACAACCGACGTCGAACCAGGAAGCGAAATGA
- the efp gene encoding elongation factor P — MASVSTNEMKPGTKVMMDGQPCAVVENEYVKPGKGQAFNRIKVRYLLSGRVVEHTFKSGDSLETADVMDTEMEYSYNDGEFWYFMDPVSFEQIAADKAAMGDAEKWMREQDLCTLTLWNGKPISVLPPHHVVLEVVETDPGLRGDTATGGTKPAKLSTGAVVKVPLFVEIGDKLKVNTRTEEYISRA, encoded by the coding sequence ATGGCCAGTGTAAGCACTAACGAAATGAAACCGGGTACCAAAGTCATGATGGACGGACAGCCCTGCGCTGTCGTCGAAAATGAGTACGTCAAACCCGGCAAAGGTCAGGCGTTCAATCGTATCAAAGTTCGCTATCTGCTGAGCGGTCGTGTTGTCGAACATACCTTCAAATCCGGCGATTCGCTGGAAACCGCCGACGTCATGGATACCGAAATGGAATACAGCTACAACGATGGCGAATTCTGGTATTTCATGGACCCGGTCAGCTTCGAGCAAATCGCCGCCGACAAGGCCGCGATGGGCGATGCCGAAAAATGGATGCGTGAGCAAGACCTGTGCACGCTGACGCTGTGGAATGGCAAACCGATTTCCGTACTGCCGCCGCATCACGTCGTGCTGGAAGTGGTCGAAACCGATCCGGGCCTGCGCGGTGACACCGCCACCGGCGGCACCAAGCCAGCCAAACTGTCGACCGGCGCGGTCGTGAAAGTGCCGTTGTTCGTCGAAATCGGCGACAAGCTGAAAGTGAATACCCGCACCGAAGAATATATTTCCCGCGCGTAA
- a CDS encoding DUF350 domain-containing protein: MEISSFGQMLQYYGINIAYAVIALVISVIALVLIDKFIYRKIDFIEEIRDGNIAAAIFYSTLLLFVGVVVAIALS; the protein is encoded by the coding sequence ATGGAAATTTCCAGCTTCGGCCAGATGCTGCAGTACTACGGCATCAACATCGCGTACGCCGTCATTGCTCTGGTGATCAGCGTCATTGCGCTGGTGCTGATCGACAAATTCATTTATCGGAAAATCGATTTCATTGAAGAGATCCGCGACGGCAATATCGCCGCGGCCATTTTCTATTCGACACTGCTGTTGTTTGTTGGTGTTGTGGTCGCGATAGCGCTAAGTTGA